A segment of the Collimonas fungivorans genome:
CATTGCCGGCCTGGTTCTGCGCCGGCGCCGCCTGGCGGTTCATGCTTTGCGATTTTTTGCCGAAGGAACCGCCACCGCCCATGCGCTTGGCTTCAACGGCCGACATGCCAGCTGACAACGTCATGGCGACGACGATCAGCGCCACAAATAATTTTTTCATACTTTCTCCTGAGATTTGATGCCGTCACGGCCACACGGGCCGCTAAGTTTTAAAACTTCACAGCCATGCCATGACGCCGAGCCGGCCCGGAATTAAGGCGAGATGCAAGACGCACATCAGCCCGCCGCTCAACATCATGGATGGTTGGAATCGCCGGGCAGTTACCCGGCAGATGGGAAGGCGCCTGCCGCCGGATGCAATCGGGCGGCGTAAAGGCGCTTAAGCTCTGGGCGGAGGACCGGCCGGAGGCAGGAACGGAGGCTGGAGCGCTTTATCGTTGCTCAACGCAGGTGTAGAAGCGATCGCCGCAGCGGCAAATACAAGGGGAAAAGCAGGGACTGTCTCATCGCCGAGATCGACATGCATCTCGATGTCGTCGACAACACTGTCCTGTGAACTGCAATCGTCGCCAGCCGTGCAGGCGGAGGCATCTTGCAAGACTCCTTTCAGAATTTCCTGCTGGACTGCCAGCGTCGCCACGGTGTTTGCCTGGGATTCGGTCATGCCTGCAAAAACTTGCATAGGCAGCAGAAACATCAGCAAAAGAATCAGTAAGCGTCGCATCAAAGTAGGAAAGCAGGTCCAGGCTGGATTGAGTGGCAATGATTATACCAAACAGCGCCAATACCAGCGGCAATGTTACGTCGACCTTGCTGGGAAGAATGAAACGCCATAGACTACAAGCAGTACTTCCATCCACCGTACCGGAAACACCTCCATCATGCGCATCCTGCTTGCCGAAGACGACAGTGTTCTAGCCGATGGACTGACGCGTTCGCTGCGCCAGTCGGGTTATGCCACCGACTGCGTGATGAACGGCATGGAAGCGGATTCGGCCCTCTCGACCCAGGATTTCGACCTGCTGATCCTGGACCTGGGCCTGCCCAAGATGACCGGCCTGGAGGTGTTGCGCCGCCTGCGCGCCAGGAATTCGCGGCTGCCGGTGCTGATCCTGACCGCCGCAGATTCCCTGGAGCAACGAGTCAAGGGCCTGGACCTGGGCGCCGACGACTACATGGCCAAGCCGTTCGAACTGTCGGAACTGGAGGCGCGGGTGCGCGCCCTGACCCGGCGCGGCGCCGGCGGTGGCCCTACCGTCATCAAGCACGGTCCGCTGAGTTACGACCAGGTCGGACGCATCGCCTATATCAATGAGCAGATGCTGGACCTGTCGGCGCGCGAACTGGGTTTGCTGGAAGTATTGCTGCAGCGTACCGGCCGCCTGGTTTCCAAGGAACAGCTGGTCGACCACCTGTGCGAATGGGGCGAAGAAGTCAGCAACAACGCCATCGAGGTGTATGTGCATCGCTTGCGCAAGAAAATCGAAGTCGGCGGCGTGCGGATCGCCACGGTGCGCGGCCTCGGTTATTGCCTGGAAAAAATCAGCGAGCCGCAAGCCGCTGCCGCAGGTCCGGCAGCTTCCTCTGCTTCGCTCTCGCCGCTCGACGCCTCCAGCCGCCGCTGACGCTTGCCCTCATGCGCGACGCTCAATCTCTGGCTGCGCAGCCAAACCCATCCGCCCCGGCCGCCGCGCAAACCGAAGAACGGGTGCAGCGCTCCCTGTTCGGCGAAATCCTGGACTGGATGCTGGTGCCGCTGTTGCTGCTGTGGCCGATCAGCATCGCGATTACCTACGTGGTGGCGAAGTCGATCGCCAACCAGCCTTTCGACCAGGCGCTGGACGACAGCGTCACGGTCTTGTCGCAGCAGGTGAGCGAGGTCAACGGCAAGGTCCTGACGCGCCTGACCACACCCTCGCGCGACTTCCTGCGCGCCGACGATGTCGACAATGTGTATTACCTGATCACCGGACCGCACGGCGAATATATCGACGGCGACCGCGACATGCACACGCCTGTCGCCGAAGACGAGCCCGCACACCCTGGCAAGGTCAAGTTCTGGGACAGCTCCCTGCATGGCAGCGATGTGCGGATCGCCTATACCTATGTCGACCTGCGCAACACGGTCGACGCCGGCGGCAGCGCCGACAAACAGGAGCGGCCGCGGGTAGCGCTGGTGCAAGTCGGGGAAACGCTGGAAAAACGCGCCCGGCTGGCGAATGAAATCATCAAGGGCGTGATCCTGCCGCAATTCCTGATCCTGCCGATCGCGCTGGCCCTGATCTGGTTCGCCTTGTCGCGCGGCCTGTCGCCCCTGTCCGAATTGCAGCAGCGGATCCGGGCGCGCCGCCCGGACGACCTCAGCCCCATCGATTCCGGCCAGGTGCCGGAAGAAATTTCGCCGCTGGTTCGTTCGCTCAACGACATGCTGTCGCGCCTGTCGCTGTCGATCCAGACCCAGAAACGTTTCATCGCCGACGCCGCGCACCAGATGAAAACGCCGCTGGCCGGCATGCGCATGCAATCCGAACTGGCGCTGCGGCAGACCAGCCAGCACGATATCCATCGCTCGCTGGAGCAGCTGGCAAAGAGCTCGGAATCGGCGACCCGGCTGGTGAACCAGCTGCTGTCGCTGGCGCGGGCGGAAAACCAGTCGCAGGAAAGCGCGCCGTTCATCGAAGTCGACCTGTCCGAATTCGCTCGCGCCGTGGTGCAAGACTGGGTCGAAGCTTCATTCGGCCAGCGCATCGATTTCGGTTTCGAACAGGACGAGCAACCGGTGCCGGTGCTGTGCAATCCACTCATGCTGCGCGAACTGCTGGGCAACCTCATCGACAATGCCTTGCATTACACGCCGGTCGAAGGCCGGGTGACAGTCCGCGTGCGCGGCGAGTGGGCAGAAAACTCCACGGCGGTAGCAAGGGGATTCGCGATACTGGAAGTCGAAGATACCGGCCCGGGCATCCCGCCGGCCGAACGCGGCCATGTGTTCCAGCGCTTTTACCGCATCCTCGACAGCGG
Coding sequences within it:
- a CDS encoding response regulator transcription factor, with product MRILLAEDDSVLADGLTRSLRQSGYATDCVMNGMEADSALSTQDFDLLILDLGLPKMTGLEVLRRLRARNSRLPVLILTAADSLEQRVKGLDLGADDYMAKPFELSELEARVRALTRRGAGGGPTVIKHGPLSYDQVGRIAYINEQMLDLSARELGLLEVLLQRTGRLVSKEQLVDHLCEWGEEVSNNAIEVYVHRLRKKIEVGGVRIATVRGLGYCLEKISEPQAAAAGPAASSASLSPLDASSRR
- a CDS encoding sensor histidine kinase; the protein is MRDAQSLAAQPNPSAPAAAQTEERVQRSLFGEILDWMLVPLLLLWPISIAITYVVAKSIANQPFDQALDDSVTVLSQQVSEVNGKVLTRLTTPSRDFLRADDVDNVYYLITGPHGEYIDGDRDMHTPVAEDEPAHPGKVKFWDSSLHGSDVRIAYTYVDLRNTVDAGGSADKQERPRVALVQVGETLEKRARLANEIIKGVILPQFLILPIALALIWFALSRGLSPLSELQQRIRARRPDDLSPIDSGQVPEEISPLVRSLNDMLSRLSLSIQTQKRFIADAAHQMKTPLAGMRMQSELALRQTSQHDIHRSLEQLAKSSESATRLVNQLLSLARAENQSQESAPFIEVDLSEFARAVVQDWVEASFGQRIDFGFEQDEQPVPVLCNPLMLRELLGNLIDNALHYTPVEGRVTVRVRGEWAENSTAVARGFAILEVEDTGPGIPPAERGHVFQRFYRILDSGRGGSGLGLAIVREIAQQHDAQVTISYNPRSSEPELPGSLFRVTFRLLEKPALDFNSDFH